A window from Cryobacterium sp. SO1 encodes these proteins:
- a CDS encoding carbohydrate ABC transporter permease yields MTSTVQTASTVSRPRPSAPPARRPGGPNGTRRIRPGRIVLGVVGIVVSLIWVFPVYWMLNSSLLPNVVLQSTTPTWLPFGGSLDNFAAVFSGGTFLPALGMSTAIAIITVVFCLLFAFLGALAISRFRFRGRKAFVLAVLLIQMLPAEGLFIAQYKLMGSLNMLNSIVGVSIIYIAAVVPFTIWMLRGFVAGVPADLEEAGMIDGLSRTQAFMRITFPLLAPGLVASGVYAFLQAWNEFTVALVLLQDNSSQTLPLWLRGFIQASASRATDWGQVMAASTMVAIPVIIFFLFVQGRMTSGLVSGAVKG; encoded by the coding sequence ATGACCTCGACAGTCCAGACCGCCTCGACCGTCTCCCGGCCCCGACCCAGCGCTCCGCCGGCCCGGCGGCCGGGTGGCCCCAACGGCACCCGCCGCATCCGGCCCGGACGGATCGTGCTGGGCGTTGTGGGCATCGTGGTGTCGCTGATCTGGGTCTTCCCGGTCTACTGGATGCTCAACTCATCGCTGCTGCCCAATGTGGTGCTGCAGAGCACCACCCCGACCTGGCTGCCGTTCGGCGGCTCACTGGACAACTTCGCCGCCGTCTTCTCCGGCGGCACCTTCCTGCCCGCCCTGGGCATGAGCACGGCCATCGCCATCATCACCGTGGTGTTCTGCCTGCTTTTCGCGTTCCTCGGGGCGCTGGCGATCAGCCGGTTCCGGTTCCGCGGGCGCAAGGCGTTCGTCCTGGCCGTGCTGCTGATCCAGATGCTCCCCGCCGAGGGGCTCTTCATCGCCCAGTACAAGCTGATGGGCAGCCTGAACATGCTCAACTCCATCGTGGGGGTGAGCATCATCTACATCGCCGCCGTCGTGCCCTTCACGATCTGGATGCTGCGCGGCTTCGTCGCCGGGGTGCCCGCCGACCTCGAGGAGGCGGGCATGATCGACGGGCTGAGCCGCACCCAGGCCTTCATGCGCATCACCTTCCCGCTCCTCGCTCCCGGGCTGGTGGCGTCGGGCGTGTACGCCTTCCTGCAGGCCTGGAACGAGTTCACGGTCGCCCTGGTGTTGCTGCAGGACAACTCCAGCCAAACGCTTCCGCTGTGGCTGCGCGGCTTCATCCAGGCCAGCGCCAGCCGGGCCACCGACTGGGGCCAGGTGATGGCGGCCTCCACCATGGTGGCCATTCCGGTGATCATCTTCTTCCTCTTCGTGCAGGGCAGAATGACCAGCGGACTGGTCAGCGGGGCGGTCAAGGGATGA
- a CDS encoding carbohydrate ABC transporter permease, giving the protein MTTQNLVLGQADPPRQARPRKKGRSTPYLLVIPACGILILALGYPLVWQFITSMQRFGLSQQFGQPPEFVWFDNYVTLFTDPYMWTVVARSLAFCLVTAAVTMAIGTLMALLMNAVHTAVRITLQISMLLAWAMPVVAAMTVWNWLIDWRRGVLNSVLTGIGLDFQNHNWLADPLSFFVVAMVIVVWMSVPFVAFSIYAGLTQVSTEVLEAAQLDGATLSQRLRFIIVPIIRPVLAIILLLQVIWDLRVFTQIRLLQDVGSIASETNLLGTYIYQLGVGSSDFAMASAVSIFVLVLTVALSWFYVRSMLKEDES; this is encoded by the coding sequence GTGACCACGCAGAACCTCGTGCTGGGCCAGGCCGATCCGCCGCGCCAGGCCAGGCCCCGCAAAAAGGGCAGATCAACGCCGTACCTGCTGGTCATCCCGGCCTGCGGCATCCTGATCCTAGCGCTCGGCTACCCGCTGGTCTGGCAGTTCATCACCTCGATGCAGAGGTTCGGACTCTCCCAACAGTTCGGCCAGCCTCCGGAGTTCGTCTGGTTCGACAACTACGTCACCCTGTTCACCGACCCGTACATGTGGACCGTGGTGGCCCGGTCGCTGGCCTTCTGTCTGGTCACGGCCGCGGTCACCATGGCCATCGGTACCCTCATGGCACTTCTGATGAACGCCGTGCACACGGCCGTGCGCATCACCCTGCAGATCTCGATGCTGCTCGCCTGGGCGATGCCCGTCGTCGCGGCGATGACGGTCTGGAACTGGCTCATCGACTGGCGCCGCGGCGTGCTGAACTCGGTCCTGACCGGCATCGGCCTGGATTTCCAGAACCACAACTGGTTGGCAGACCCGCTGTCGTTCTTCGTCGTCGCGATGGTCATCGTGGTGTGGATGAGCGTTCCGTTCGTGGCGTTCTCGATCTACGCCGGTCTCACCCAGGTGTCCACCGAGGTGCTCGAGGCCGCCCAGCTGGACGGCGCCACGCTCTCCCAGCGGCTCCGGTTCATCATCGTTCCGATCATCCGGCCGGTGCTGGCCATCATCCTGCTGCTGCAGGTGATCTGGGACCTGCGGGTGTTCACCCAGATCCGGCTGCTGCAGGATGTCGGCTCGATCGCCTCGGAGACCAACCTGCTCGGCACCTATATCTACCAACTCGGCGTCGGCTCCAGCGACTTCGCGATGGCCAGCGCCGTCTCGATCTTCGTGCTCGTGCTCACCGTGGCGCTGAGCTGGTTCTACGTACGCAGCATGCTCAAGGAGGACGAATCATGA
- a CDS encoding extracellular solute-binding protein, producing the protein MTRKIVSLTALAAASALVLAGCSSAADDGADASSDNSDKSITLWLAGGDTPDELRDYLKKEFTAETGATLNIQQQDWGDLVTKLTTSLPDANNTPDVAELGNTQSSTFTNVGAFLDVSDLYEELGGSKLLQSFVDAGKVGEKNYALPYYFGSRAVFTRADVWAAAGVEQPTTLDEFNAGVAAVNAADPLGIPDFSGFYLGGQDWRNGISWIFANDGDLATVKDGTWTSTLASENTLKGLAQLQELYKSASNAPNDAKDSNQYIYLNDSDEIKDAEGAVTSNTSLSAATIMAPTWAHWSIGTLGADADGKATRTWDDTKNAVFALPGNDGKPAPVFAGGSNIGISATSKNPELAKSLLKIIYSGEYQTMLGQNGLGPANSDYVDSLGDDQFAEALIASASNSKLTPAAPGWATVEGSLVMEEFFSKIEGATDLKALAKEYDAKLTPMLNGE; encoded by the coding sequence ATGACGAGAAAGATCGTATCTCTCACCGCACTGGCCGCCGCCTCTGCGCTCGTGCTGGCGGGATGTTCATCCGCGGCCGATGACGGTGCCGACGCCTCCTCCGACAACAGCGACAAGAGCATCACCCTGTGGCTCGCCGGCGGTGACACCCCCGATGAACTGCGCGACTACCTCAAGAAGGAGTTCACCGCAGAGACCGGCGCCACGCTGAACATCCAGCAGCAGGACTGGGGAGACCTCGTCACGAAGCTGACCACCTCACTGCCGGACGCCAACAACACGCCCGACGTCGCCGAGCTGGGCAACACCCAGTCGTCGACCTTCACCAACGTGGGGGCGTTCCTGGACGTCTCGGACCTGTATGAGGAGCTCGGCGGCAGCAAGCTGCTGCAGTCCTTCGTCGACGCCGGAAAGGTGGGCGAGAAGAACTACGCCCTGCCGTACTACTTCGGTTCGCGTGCCGTGTTCACCCGGGCCGACGTCTGGGCGGCAGCCGGCGTCGAGCAGCCGACGACCCTCGATGAGTTCAACGCCGGTGTCGCCGCGGTCAACGCCGCCGACCCGCTGGGCATCCCCGACTTCTCGGGCTTCTACCTCGGCGGCCAGGACTGGCGCAACGGCATCTCCTGGATCTTCGCCAACGACGGCGACCTCGCCACCGTCAAGGACGGCACCTGGACCTCGACGCTGGCCTCCGAGAACACCCTGAAGGGCCTCGCCCAGCTGCAGGAGCTGTACAAGTCCGCCTCCAACGCGCCCAACGACGCCAAGGACTCGAACCAGTACATCTACCTCAACGACAGCGACGAGATCAAGGATGCCGAGGGCGCCGTAACGTCGAACACCTCGCTGTCCGCCGCCACGATCATGGCTCCCACCTGGGCGCACTGGTCGATCGGCACCCTCGGCGCCGACGCCGACGGCAAGGCCACCCGCACCTGGGATGACACCAAGAACGCGGTCTTCGCGCTGCCGGGCAACGACGGCAAACCTGCCCCGGTCTTCGCCGGCGGATCCAACATCGGCATCTCCGCGACGAGCAAGAACCCCGAGCTGGCCAAGAGCCTGCTCAAGATCATCTACTCGGGGGAGTACCAGACCATGCTCGGCCAGAACGGCCTCGGCCCGGCGAACAGCGACTACGTGGACTCGCTCGGCGACGACCAGTTCGCCGAGGCACTGATCGCCTCGGCCTCGAACTCGAAGCTCACCCCGGCGGCGCCCGGCTGGGCCACGGTGGAGGGCTCGCTCGTGATGGAGGAGTTCTTCAGCAAGATCGAGGGCGCCACCGACCTCAAGGCCCTCGCGAAGGAATACGACGCGAAGCTGACGCCGATGCTGAACGGCGAGTAA
- a CDS encoding ROK family transcriptional regulator yields MTATGAPRMIQDRALRPTTKVLPEHIRLNNRTLVMQTLYRAGLQSRADLARETGLTRVTVSDLISELMGENLVIELGQRQESRPGKPATLLDINRVAFQIVSLDLSGHTRLRGAVLSLDGAVLSSSEVELAGARGEAAFDKVAELLAQVIARATAPILGVGIGSPGIVDGAGIVRNAPNLGWRDQPLQARLQDATGLPVRVVNDANAAVLAEHSFGGADHDLLLVKVGHGVGAGLLIGGRAIFGERFAAGEIGHVVIGTDDGPLCACGKSGCLEAWLSVPRLTAAIHDATAQAATPADAEQAVSDILTEAGRRLGIILAPVVGALNLLEIVLSGPPELLDGPLSTATVETLRSRTMATETGDLTLRMTAQGEDIVLRGAAVMVLSAQLGVS; encoded by the coding sequence ATGACAGCCACCGGCGCCCCGCGGATGATCCAGGACCGAGCCCTCCGTCCCACGACGAAGGTCCTGCCCGAACACATCCGCCTGAACAACCGCACCCTGGTGATGCAGACGCTGTACCGCGCCGGCCTGCAAAGCCGCGCGGACCTGGCCCGGGAAACCGGCCTGACCCGGGTGACGGTGTCCGACCTGATCAGCGAGCTGATGGGGGAGAACCTCGTCATCGAGCTCGGCCAGCGGCAGGAATCGCGCCCCGGCAAGCCCGCCACCCTGTTGGACATCAACCGGGTCGCGTTCCAGATCGTGTCGCTCGACCTCTCCGGGCATACCCGGTTGCGCGGCGCCGTGCTCAGCCTCGACGGTGCGGTGCTCTCCAGCTCGGAAGTCGAGCTGGCCGGAGCCCGCGGCGAGGCCGCCTTCGACAAGGTCGCCGAACTCCTCGCCCAGGTGATCGCCCGGGCCACCGCCCCGATCCTCGGTGTCGGAATCGGGTCCCCCGGCATCGTCGACGGGGCCGGCATCGTGCGGAACGCGCCCAACCTGGGCTGGCGCGACCAGCCGCTCCAGGCCCGGCTGCAGGATGCGACCGGCCTGCCCGTGCGGGTGGTCAACGATGCCAACGCCGCCGTGCTCGCCGAACACAGCTTCGGCGGCGCAGACCACGATCTGCTCCTGGTCAAGGTGGGCCACGGTGTCGGCGCCGGCCTGCTGATCGGCGGTCGGGCCATCTTCGGTGAACGCTTCGCCGCCGGTGAGATCGGCCACGTCGTCATCGGCACAGACGACGGCCCGCTCTGCGCCTGCGGCAAGTCCGGCTGCCTCGAGGCCTGGCTCTCGGTCCCGCGGCTGACCGCGGCGATCCACGACGCCACCGCCCAGGCCGCCACACCGGCGGATGCCGAGCAAGCCGTCTCCGACATCCTCACCGAAGCGGGCCGCCGGCTCGGCATCATCCTCGCCCCCGTCGTCGGTGCCCTCAACCTGCTCGAGATCGTGTTGAGCGGGCCACCCGAACTTCTCGATGGCCCGCTCTCCACGGCCACCGTCGAGACCCTCCGGTCCCGGACCATGGCCACCGAAACCGGCGATCTCACCCTGCGCATGACCGCACAGGGGGAGGACATCGTGCTCCGCGGTGCGGCCGTCATGGTTCTCTCCGCACAACTCGGAGTCTCGTAG
- a CDS encoding nucleoside/nucleotide kinase family protein, with amino-acid sequence MDIEEGTFTRPVLLADLARRVLALLGDHGRIIVGITGSPGAGKTTLAKQLVDRLNDGGTGSRAVYLPMDGFHLANTTLDRLGIHDRKGAIDTFDGWGFVALLNRVLKEQDHTVYAPSFERTVDEGIAGEIEIPAGTRIVIVEGNYLLVDQEPWNRIPGLLAETWFCQTAAEERHSRLVDRHIRHGRSPEAADAWASSVDGANAILIEQTRARADLSVSGAVCRG; translated from the coding sequence ATGGACATCGAAGAAGGTACCTTCACCCGGCCGGTTCTTCTGGCGGACTTGGCTCGGCGGGTGCTCGCCCTGCTCGGTGACCACGGCCGCATCATCGTGGGTATCACCGGAAGCCCGGGCGCGGGCAAGACCACCCTGGCGAAGCAGCTGGTGGATCGCCTCAACGACGGCGGCACCGGCTCCCGGGCGGTGTACCTGCCGATGGACGGCTTCCACCTGGCCAACACCACCCTCGACAGGCTCGGCATCCACGACCGCAAGGGCGCCATCGACACCTTCGATGGGTGGGGCTTCGTCGCCCTGCTGAACCGGGTGCTCAAGGAGCAGGACCACACCGTCTATGCGCCGAGCTTCGAACGCACCGTTGATGAGGGCATCGCGGGCGAGATCGAGATTCCGGCCGGCACCCGGATCGTGATCGTGGAGGGCAACTACCTCCTCGTCGACCAGGAACCGTGGAACCGGATCCCGGGCCTTCTCGCCGAGACCTGGTTCTGCCAGACCGCCGCTGAAGAAAGGCACTCCCGCCTGGTCGACCGGCATATCCGGCACGGCCGGAGCCCGGAGGCGGCCGACGCGTGGGCGAGCTCGGTGGACGGCGCGAACGCGATCCTGATCGAGCAGACCAGGGCGCGGGCCGATCTATCGGTCTCCGGGGCAGTATGCCGAGGGTGA
- a CDS encoding GAP family protein — MTLTSSGDGTAMIEAFGAVLPVAVAVELSPFPIIAVVLVLLSQTGRPAAAAFLAGRLLGVAVVVGTVAAVSDLLERSAEASPAASVVRILVGFALIVLGLSKWRGATSDR; from the coding sequence ATGACCCTGACTTCAAGTGGAGACGGGACTGCGATGATCGAGGCTTTCGGTGCGGTGCTGCCCGTCGCCGTCGCGGTTGAGCTGAGTCCGTTCCCGATCATCGCTGTCGTGCTGGTGTTACTGTCACAGACCGGTCGGCCGGCGGCCGCGGCATTCCTGGCCGGCCGCCTGCTGGGCGTGGCCGTTGTCGTCGGCACCGTTGCCGCGGTCTCGGACCTGCTCGAACGATCCGCCGAGGCGTCACCGGCCGCCTCGGTGGTGCGGATACTGGTGGGGTTCGCGCTCATCGTGCTCGGCTTGAGCAAGTGGCGGGGGGCGACCTCTGACCGGTGA
- a CDS encoding GAP family protein — protein MASIEDSTPATAARLAVLLSVANPKELLLGVGAGITIGSAGLPLGSTITVAAAYTLIAATSVLVPVVSAFVARDGLRARLEDLRQFLVRHNAAIMSVLLLVIGAALIGGVLSGL, from the coding sequence ATGGCCTCGATCGAGGACAGCACACCGGCCACAGCAGCACGACTGGCAGTGCTCCTGTCGGTCGCCAATCCCAAGGAGCTTTTGCTCGGCGTGGGCGCGGGCATCACCATCGGCAGCGCCGGCCTGCCCCTGGGGTCGACCATCACGGTGGCCGCGGCCTACACGCTGATCGCGGCAACCAGCGTCCTGGTGCCGGTCGTCTCCGCCTTCGTGGCCCGCGACGGCCTGAGGGCCAGGTTGGAGGACCTGCGCCAATTCCTGGTGCGCCACAACGCCGCGATCATGAGCGTGCTGCTGCTGGTCATCGGAGCGGCTCTCATCGGTGGCGTCCTGTCCGGCCTCTGA
- a CDS encoding DUF6421 family protein: MSNYIANALVGEPEVLEDTRTADLVHSPAWLRLKTAATALQSVQAQDGSIPEPGAHRVARASVAEITSAITELAGVFPHDADYLAAVVVDFDRWASESFGVPDFYDSLMAFQPQQKRANGIRHLVVFPMYTQNGSTNRLVEAVLIEVIWPEFVAELELEYTNTLFVPIRFLDFTAGYDTNSAVLFPETVAMRQIPTFTWGAIFADREAARFRRVVRAAAEITRLELPADAAALLDDQHLTEETFVMWDLIHDRTHMRGDLPFDPFMIKQRMPFFLYSLEELRCDLTAFRESVKIERDDAASPEARRHAKLVQYAVIFDRIFRFAITGTRVRNYDGLGGQLLFAWLHQHHVLHWTDTALSLDWDAVPDVVIALGAQIDELYWESIDRPKKAHWLAAYEMLTKTLTPNPASTWARGLPLEVLAGPPKGYTDLVLDDEFPLSMFFEALDKKMKPVIESTVGITADA; encoded by the coding sequence ATGTCGAATTACATTGCAAACGCACTGGTCGGTGAGCCCGAGGTTCTCGAGGACACCCGCACCGCAGATCTCGTGCACTCGCCAGCCTGGCTGCGGCTGAAGACCGCCGCCACCGCCCTCCAATCGGTGCAGGCGCAGGACGGCTCGATCCCCGAGCCCGGCGCTCACCGGGTTGCCCGCGCTTCCGTCGCCGAGATCACCTCGGCGATCACCGAGCTCGCCGGAGTTTTCCCGCATGACGCCGACTACCTGGCCGCCGTGGTGGTCGACTTCGACCGCTGGGCGTCCGAGAGCTTCGGCGTGCCCGACTTCTACGACTCGCTGATGGCCTTCCAACCGCAGCAAAAGCGGGCGAACGGCATCCGACACCTCGTGGTGTTCCCGATGTACACGCAGAACGGCAGCACCAACCGACTCGTCGAGGCGGTGCTGATCGAGGTGATCTGGCCGGAGTTCGTGGCCGAACTGGAACTGGAGTACACGAACACGTTGTTTGTGCCCATCCGGTTCCTCGACTTCACGGCCGGTTACGACACCAACTCGGCTGTGCTGTTCCCCGAGACCGTCGCGATGCGGCAGATCCCCACCTTCACCTGGGGTGCGATCTTCGCCGACCGGGAGGCCGCGAGGTTCCGCCGGGTGGTGCGGGCCGCCGCCGAGATCACCAGGCTCGAGCTGCCCGCCGACGCCGCGGCGCTGCTGGACGATCAGCACCTCACCGAAGAGACCTTCGTGATGTGGGACCTCATCCACGACCGCACCCACATGCGAGGTGACCTGCCGTTCGACCCGTTCATGATCAAGCAGCGGATGCCGTTCTTCCTCTACTCGCTCGAGGAGCTGCGCTGCGACCTCACCGCGTTCCGCGAATCGGTGAAGATCGAACGCGACGACGCCGCCAGCCCCGAGGCGCGCCGGCACGCCAAGCTCGTGCAGTACGCGGTGATCTTCGACCGGATCTTCAGGTTCGCCATCACCGGCACGAGGGTGCGGAACTACGACGGCCTGGGCGGCCAGCTGCTGTTCGCCTGGCTGCACCAGCACCACGTGCTGCACTGGACCGACACGGCACTCTCCTTGGACTGGGACGCGGTGCCCGACGTGGTGATCGCGCTCGGCGCCCAGATCGACGAACTGTACTGGGAGTCGATCGACCGGCCGAAGAAGGCGCACTGGCTGGCGGCGTACGAGATGCTCACGAAGACCCTCACGCCCAACCCGGCGTCGACCTGGGCGCGCGGGCTGCCGCTGGAGGTGCTCGCCGGGCCGCCGAAGGGCTACACCGACCTCGTCCTCGATGACGAGTTCCCGCTCTCGATGTTCTTCGAGGCGCTCGACAAGAAGATGAAGCCGGTCATCGAGTCGACCGTGGGCATCACCGCGGATGCCTGA
- a CDS encoding SDR family NAD(P)-dependent oxidoreductase, which translates to MPDPVNDARAVAGHAVLVAGATSAAGVAVAAALAGAGARVLAVGSDAGRLERVRTVAPDASVYVCDLADFTAVTALAATAHAEHGPIDALVHLVGGWRGGGGLDGQSDEDWDFLHRRVLQTLRNTTRAFNADLLASLAGRLAIVSSVSVTAPTPGGANYASAKAAAETWTRAVGHGFAKSGDTAAAVIFAVRALEGLESRLAAEVVSLWDSPAAELNNTRRILTA; encoded by the coding sequence ATGCCTGATCCCGTGAACGATGCGCGCGCCGTCGCCGGACACGCCGTGCTTGTCGCCGGGGCCACCAGCGCTGCCGGGGTGGCCGTCGCGGCCGCCCTGGCCGGCGCCGGCGCCCGGGTGCTTGCCGTGGGTTCCGACGCCGGTCGCCTGGAGCGGGTGCGCACGGTGGCGCCGGACGCATCCGTGTATGTGTGCGACCTGGCCGATTTCACCGCCGTGACGGCCCTGGCCGCCACGGCGCACGCCGAGCACGGCCCGATCGACGCTCTTGTGCACCTGGTCGGCGGCTGGCGCGGCGGCGGCGGACTCGACGGCCAGTCCGACGAGGACTGGGACTTCCTGCACCGGCGGGTGCTGCAGACGCTGCGGAACACCACCCGGGCGTTCAACGCTGACCTGCTGGCGTCCCTCGCCGGCCGGTTGGCGATCGTGTCGTCGGTGTCGGTGACGGCCCCCACTCCCGGCGGCGCGAACTATGCCAGCGCCAAGGCCGCCGCCGAGACCTGGACCAGGGCGGTGGGGCACGGTTTCGCCAAGTCCGGCGACACCGCCGCCGCAGTGATCTTCGCGGTGCGCGCCCTCGAGGGCCTCGAATCCCGGCTTGCCGCCGAGGTCGTGTCCCTCTGGGACTCCCCCGCCGCGGAGCTCAACAACACCCGCCGCATCCTCACCGCCTAG
- a CDS encoding MMPL family transporter, producing the protein MASLLYRLGRFSARRAWLIIVAWVVILGLAGGAFALFGGTLTSSVSIPGTATQAVSDELAEKFPAASGGRGTVVFTTTDDSAFTAEQKTAIGDLLTDTVGLDNVKSSTNPFDTQAQIDDQAQKIVDGRAQITDGTAQIDAGQAQIDAATAQLTAGQAQLDAARSQAEAAGQLAAAQPALEEQRAQLAAGAAAIAEQQATLDASRTELEAQSTALEQGSDLLDLAAGIRQVSVDETTAVASLQFDTSLNQVPAESKEAIVEEMDNAGIDNVTAEVSNDIAASIPEILGPGEIGGVIIAAVVLFVMLGTLIGAGLPLINALIGVGVGVLASLALSGSVEMLSVTPVLGVMLGLAVGIDYSLFILNRHRTQLRNGVQMQESIGLANGTSGNAVVFAGATVLIALLALNLTGIPFLGLMGTVGAVCVFVAILIAITLTPALLGLVGTKILTKKARAHIGTPHAKVVAPDKPMNTVRAVVTVIAGIVVLLIVAIPALSMRLGLPAGSSEPLDSSAYRAYKLVDDKFGAGINGPLLVVADLDAAITDDDLIAEQVRIGTALKAENDVVAVAPIGASDDDLLLAFQVIPKEGPTSESTEQLVRDLRGLDIDGVSSLGVAGNASGNIDVSEKLADALPLYLLVVVGLSLIILIFVFRSILVPVTATLGFVLSLFASFGAITAVFQWGWLGFLFGIHDPGPILSFLPILVVGVLFGLAMDYQLFLVSGMREAYAHGAPARLAVQRGFHAGRTVVIAAALIMASVFSGFVFSNSVMIQSIGFGLAIGVLLDAFVVRLLIIPAVMHLLGDAAWWLPKWLDRILPNVDVEGASLERTHPVHPVAEPERETVAAPRR; encoded by the coding sequence ATGGCATCCCTCCTGTACCGACTCGGCCGGTTCTCCGCTCGCCGAGCCTGGCTGATCATCGTCGCCTGGGTGGTCATTCTCGGCCTCGCCGGCGGTGCGTTCGCGCTGTTCGGCGGCACGCTCACCTCCTCTGTCAGTATCCCGGGCACCGCCACCCAGGCCGTCAGTGACGAGCTCGCCGAGAAGTTCCCCGCCGCAAGCGGCGGTCGGGGGACCGTCGTCTTCACCACCACCGACGACTCGGCGTTCACGGCCGAGCAGAAGACCGCGATCGGCGACCTGCTCACCGACACCGTCGGGCTCGACAACGTGAAGTCGAGCACGAACCCCTTCGACACCCAGGCGCAGATCGACGACCAGGCCCAGAAGATCGTGGACGGCCGCGCACAGATCACCGACGGCACCGCCCAGATCGACGCCGGGCAAGCGCAGATCGATGCGGCCACGGCGCAGCTCACGGCCGGCCAGGCGCAGCTCGACGCCGCTCGCAGCCAGGCGGAGGCCGCCGGACAGCTCGCCGCCGCCCAGCCGGCACTCGAGGAGCAGCGGGCCCAGCTCGCCGCGGGTGCCGCGGCGATCGCCGAGCAGCAGGCCACGCTGGATGCGAGCCGCACCGAACTCGAGGCCCAGAGTACCGCCCTCGAACAGGGCTCCGACCTGCTCGACCTGGCCGCAGGCATCCGCCAGGTCTCGGTGGACGAGACGACCGCCGTCGCGAGCCTGCAGTTCGACACCTCGCTCAACCAGGTGCCGGCCGAGTCGAAGGAGGCGATCGTCGAGGAGATGGACAACGCCGGCATCGACAACGTCACCGCCGAGGTCTCCAACGACATCGCGGCCAGCATTCCCGAGATCCTCGGCCCGGGCGAGATCGGTGGCGTGATCATCGCCGCCGTCGTGCTGTTCGTCATGCTCGGCACCCTGATCGGTGCGGGTCTCCCGCTGATCAACGCGCTCATCGGCGTCGGCGTCGGTGTGCTCGCGTCGCTCGCCCTGTCCGGCTCCGTGGAGATGCTCTCGGTCACTCCGGTCCTTGGCGTGATGCTCGGCCTGGCGGTCGGGATCGACTACTCGTTGTTCATTCTCAACCGGCACCGCACCCAGCTGCGAAACGGGGTGCAGATGCAGGAGTCGATCGGCCTGGCCAACGGCACCTCCGGCAACGCCGTGGTGTTCGCCGGCGCCACCGTGCTCATCGCGCTGCTCGCCCTCAACCTCACCGGCATCCCGTTCCTCGGGCTGATGGGCACCGTCGGCGCCGTCTGCGTCTTCGTGGCGATACTCATTGCGATCACCCTGACGCCGGCGTTGCTGGGCCTGGTCGGCACGAAGATCCTCACCAAGAAGGCCCGCGCGCACATCGGCACCCCACACGCGAAGGTCGTGGCCCCCGACAAGCCGATGAACACTGTGCGCGCGGTCGTCACCGTGATCGCGGGCATCGTCGTGCTGCTGATCGTGGCGATCCCGGCGCTGTCGATGCGTCTGGGCCTGCCCGCCGGTTCGTCCGAGCCGCTCGACTCCAGCGCGTACCGGGCCTACAAGCTCGTCGACGACAAGTTCGGCGCTGGTATCAACGGCCCGCTGCTCGTGGTCGCCGACCTTGACGCTGCCATCACCGACGACGACCTCATCGCCGAACAGGTGCGCATCGGAACCGCGCTCAAGGCGGAGAACGACGTCGTCGCGGTCGCACCGATCGGCGCGTCGGATGACGACCTGCTGCTGGCCTTCCAGGTCATCCCCAAGGAGGGGCCGACCAGCGAGTCGACCGAGCAACTCGTGCGCGACCTGCGCGGCCTCGACATCGACGGCGTCAGCTCCCTCGGCGTCGCCGGCAACGCATCCGGCAACATCGATGTGAGCGAAAAGCTCGCCGACGCGTTGCCGCTGTACCTGCTCGTGGTTGTGGGGCTCTCGTTGATCATCCTGATCTTCGTCTTCCGCTCGATCCTGGTACCGGTCACCGCCACGCTGGGCTTCGTGCTGTCGCTGTTCGCGTCCTTCGGCGCCATCACGGCGGTCTTCCAGTGGGGCTGGCTCGGCTTCCTGTTCGGCATCCACGATCCCGGGCCCATCCTGAGCTTCCTGCCGATCCTGGTGGTCGGTGTGCTGTTCGGGCTGGCCATGGACTACCAGCTGTTCCTGGTCAGCGGGATGCGCGAAGCGTACGCGCACGGCGCACCGGCGCGGCTGGCTGTGCAGCGTGGTTTCCACGCCGGGCGCACCGTGGTGATCGCGGCAGCGCTGATCATGGCGTCGGTCTTCTCCGGCTTCGTGTTCTCGAACTCGGTGATGATCCAGTCGATCGGCTTCGGCCTGGCCATCGGCGTGCTGCTGGATGCGTTCGTCGTTCGGTTGCTCATCATCCCCGCCGTGATGCACCTGCTCGGTGACGCGGCGTGGTGGCTGCCGAAGTGGCTGGACCGCATTCTGCCCAACGTGGATGTGGAGGGGGCGTCGCTTGAGCGCACGCACCCGGTGCACCCGGTGGCCGAGCCCGAGCGTGAGACCGTGGCGGCTCCGCGGCGCTGA